A window of the Cannabis sativa cultivar Pink pepper isolate KNU-18-1 chromosome X, ASM2916894v1, whole genome shotgun sequence genome harbors these coding sequences:
- the LOC115709942 gene encoding pentatricopeptide repeat-containing protein At1g02150 encodes MLLQTCLQNPNVSSVSLSSSLSYSRSLPSRNPTCALRQSLNYHSFSVSCSISQVHSYGTVDYERRPLMKWNAIYKRISLMENPELGSGSVLNQWEKEGKVLSKWDLCRVVKELRKYKRFERALEVYEWMNGRVERFRLSSSDAAIQLDLIAKVRGIAVAESFFFSLSETSKDRRIYGALLNAYVRGKMKEKAESLLDQMRTKGYASHSLPFNVMMTLYMNLKDYEKVELMVSEMVKKNIRLDIYSYNIWLSCRGSQGSAEKMEEVFEQLKTDKSINPNWTTFSTMATMYIKMGQIRKAEECLRKVESRITGRDRIPYHYLFSLYGSIGNKEEIYRVWNVYKSIYPNIPNLGYHAIISSLLRIDDIEGAEKVYKEWLLVKSTYDPRIANLFMVYYTKQRNLEKALNFVDHVVEVGGKPNSATWETLAEGHAGEKKISDALFYWKKAFAAEGSKNWRPKPVNVSAFLDLCEQEGDLENKEVLVKLMRDSGNLRGEWYASITGLSPEANSGIASQEGSFSTDDNEDESEMALNQL; translated from the exons atgctTCTCCAAACTTGTCTGCAAAACCCCAATGTCTCATCAGTCTCCCTTTCCTCTTCCCTTTCCTACTCTCGTTCTCTCCCATCTAGAAATCCCACTTGTGCCCTCCGCCAATCCCTAAACTATCACAGCTTTTCAGTCTCCTGCTCCATATCCCAAGTCCATAGCTATGGCACTGTGGACTACGAGCGTCGCCCCTTAATGAAATGGAACGCCATATACAAGAGGATTTCTCTTATGGAGAATCCTGAACTTGGTTCTGGCAGTGTTTTGAACCAGTGGGAGAAGGAGGGAAAGGTACTCTCTAAATGGGATCTTTGTAGGGTCGTCAAAGAATTGAGGAAGTACAAGCGTTTTGAGAGAGCTCTTGAG GTGTACGAGTGGATGAACGGTCGAGTAGAGAGGTTCAGATTGTCCTCTAGTGATGCTGCAATTCAATTAGATTTAATAGCCAAAGTTCGGGGGATTGCAGTagctgaaagttttttttttagtctATCGGAAACTTCAAAAGACAGGAGAATATATGGCGCTCTGCTCAATGCCTATGTTCGTggtaaaatgaaagaaaaggcAGAATCTTTGCTTGATCAAATGAGAACTAAAGGTTATGCTTCACATTCTCTTCCCTTTAATGTGATGATGACACTATATATGAACCTCAAGGATTATGAGAAGGTTGAGTTAATGGTTTCAGAAATGGTGAAGAAAAACATTCGATTAGATATATACTCCTACAATATATGGTTATCCTGTCGTGGATCACAAGGATCTGCAGAGAAGATGGAAGAAGTATTTGAACAGCTGAAAACAGATAAATCCATCAATCCCAACTGGACCACATTTAGTACAATGGCTACAATGTATATCAAGATGGGGCAAATCAGGAAGGCTGAGGAATGTTTGAGGAAGGTTGAGAGTAGAATCACAGGTCGGGATCGGATCCCTTATCACTACCTTTTTAGTCTTTATGGTAGCATTGGTAACAAAGAAGAGATTTATAGGGTGTGGAATGTTTATAAATCAATATATCCCAATATTCCAAATTTGGGCTACCATGCAATTATCTCTTCTCTACTCAGAATAGATGATATTGAAGGAGCAGAAAAGGTTTACAAGGAATGGTTGCTGGTCAAGTCAACTTATGACCCTAGAATAGCAAATCTGTTCATGGTTTATTATACTAAGCAAAGAAATTTGGAGAAAGCTTTAAATTTTGTTGACCACGTTGTTGAAGTGGGAGGAAAACCCAATTCAGCCACATGGGAGACTCTTGCTGAGGGGCATGCTGGAGAGAAGAAAATTTCCGACGCTTTGTTTTACTGGAAAAAAGCTTTTGCGGCTGAGGGTTCAAAGAATTGGAGGCCAAAACCTGTTAACGTATCTGCTTTTCTTGATTTATGTGAGCAAGAAGGTGATCTCGAAAATAAGGAGGTTTTGGTGAAATTGATGAGAGATTCAGGCAATTTGCGAGGTGAATGGTATGCGTCAATTACCGGTTTATCCCCTGAAGCTAACAGTGGAATAGCATCACAGGAAGGTAGTTTTAGTACAGATGACAATGAGGACGAGTCTGAAATGGCTCTCAACCAATTATAG